A stretch of the Gossypium hirsutum isolate 1008001.06 chromosome D07, Gossypium_hirsutum_v2.1, whole genome shotgun sequence genome encodes the following:
- the LOC121219366 gene encoding gibberellin-regulated protein 5, whose amino-acid sequence MADSSRSSLILLFSMLLLITLSHMTEASGSAKLRPSDCKPRCSYRCSATSHKKPCMFFCLKCCSKCLCVPPGTYGNKQVCPCYNNWKTKDGGPKCP is encoded by the exons atggcagATTCTTCACGAAGTTCATTGATTCTTCTATTTTCTATGCTTCTTTTAATTACTCTATCCCATATGACTGAG GCTTCTGGTAGTGCTAAGCTTCGTCCTTCAG ATTGCAAGCCAAGATGCAGTTACCGATGCTCGGCGACGTCGCATAAGAAGCCATGCATGTTCTTTTGTTTAAAATGCTGTTCTAAATGCCTATGCGTGCCGCCTGGTACTTATGGCAACAAGCAAGTTTGCCCTTGTTATAACAATTGGAAGACCAAAGACGGAGGTCCCAAATGCCCTTGA
- the LOC107953971 gene encoding cytochrome P450 81Q32: protein MEETTIVYVSLSLIFLLLCSKLLFQSKKHPQNLPPSPPSLPIIGHLHLLRTPIYRFYHRLSQKYGPVFSLRLGSRLFVVVSSSAVAEECFTVNDIVLANRPKLIAGKYLGYNYTTVSTSSYGDHWRNLRRIGAIEIFSSSRLNAFAAVRKDEARRLLVSLSRDSRREFVKVKLKSMLNDMTFNNIMRMVAGKRYFGEEVTNEKEAREFREVIEGTFRNGGTGNRADFLPVLNWFGGYEKKVKKIGKKLDGLLQKLVDEHRWMKQENNGNGSMVDHLLNLQQSDPDYYTDEIIKGLMLVLLLAGSDTTSVTLEWTMTNLLNHPEVLKKAQAEIDTEIGQENLIDEIDVSKLKYLQSIILEAQRLYPAIPLLLPHVASIDCTIGGYNVPRGTTVLMNAWSIHRDPQLWDDPTSFKPERFENDDSQSHKIMPFGLGRRACPGSGLALRVIGLTLGSLIQCFDWERVDGKQIDMTEGIGGTMPKAHPLEALCKARPIVDKALKLL from the exons ATGGAAGAAACAACAATCGTGTATGTATCTCTTTCATTGATCTTTCTCCTACTTTgttcaaaattattatttcaatccaaaaaacACCCCCAAAACCTCCCCCCATCCCCACCTTCACTCCCCATAATCGGCCACCTCCACCTCCTTAGAACTCCTATCTACCGTTTCTACCACCGTCTTTCTCAAAAATACGGCCCTGTCTTCTCCCTCCGCCTTGGATCTCGGCTCTTTGTGGTGGTTTCGTCTTCAGCTGTTGCCGAGGAATGCTTCACCGTAAACGACATAGTTTTAGCCAACCGTCCCAAGTTGATCGCAGGGAAGTACCTCGGCTACAACTACACCACAGTTTCCACCTCGTCTTACGGTGACCATTGGCGCAACTTACGTCGCATCGGCGCTATTGAAATCTTCTCCTCGAGTCGTCTCAACGCCTTTGCCGCTGTTCGGAAAGACGAGGCCCGGCGGTTGTTGGTGAGTTTGTCGCGTGATTCGCGTCGGGAGTTTGTGAAAGTGAAGCTGAAATCCATGCTTAATGACATGACGTTTAATAACATAATGAGGATGGTTGCCGGGAAAAGGTATTTTGGGGAAGAAGTGACGAATGAAAAGGAAGCGAGGGAGTTCAGGGAGGTTATAGAAGGGACGTTTAGGAACGGCGGTACGGGAAATCGTGCGGATTTCTTGCCGGTTTTGAATTGGTTTGGAGGGTACGAAAAGAAGGTGAAAAAGATTGGGAAAAAGTTGGATGGATTGCTGCAAAAGTTGGTCGATGAGCATCGATGGATGAAGCAGGAAAATAACGGTAATGGTAGTATGGTAGATCACCTTCTTAACTTGCAACAATCTGATCCTGATTACTACACTGATGAAATCATCAAAGGGCTTATGCTG GTCCTATTACTAGCAGGATCTGATACAACATCAGTGACCCTAGAATGGACAATGACCAATTTATTGAACCACCCAGAGGTATTGAAGAAGGCTCAAGCTGAAATAGACACTGAAATAGGGCAAGAAAATTTGATTGATGAAATAGACGtttcaaagttaaaatatctTCAAAGTATTATACTAGAGGCTCAAAGATTATACCCTGCAATTCCTCTTTTACTTCCTCATGTGGCATCTATTGATTGCACTATAGGCGGATACAATGTGCCGCGTGGCACAACCGTGTTAATGAATGCATGGTCCATTCATAGGGACCCTCAATTATGGGATGATCCGACAAGTTTTAAGCCAGAAAGGTTTGAGAATGATGATTCTCAGTCTCACAAgataatgccatttgggttaGGAAGGAGGGCATGTCCAGGGTCAGGACTAGCTTTACGAGTAATAGGGTTAACCCTTGGCTCATTAATTCAATGTTTTGACTGGGAAAGGGTTGATGGTAAGCAAATTGATATGACTGAAGGTATTGGAGGCACAATGCCTAAAGCTCATCCATTGGAGGCTCTGTGCAAAGCTCGACCCATTGTGGATAAAGCTTTGAAACTTTTATAA